In one window of Streptomyces sp. FXJ1.172 DNA:
- the arsM gene encoding arsenite methyltransferase, producing the protein MSEQSTDLRETVRQRYAAAAVKVTEGGAACCGPQPVEVDENFGSTLYAADERDALPAEAVAASLGCGNPTAVAELREGERVLDLGSGGGIDVLLSARRVGPTGKAYGVDMTDEMLALALANAEKAGATNVEFLKGTIESIPLPANTIDVVISNCVINLSVDKPAVFAETFRVLKPGGRIGVSDVVADGSLSPDQRAERGDYVGCIAGALSFAEYRAGLEAAGFKNIEITPTHTVADGMHSAIVRATKPVTTDTSSEAGESRDACCGVNACCTPAEAAVDPAQTITEAKAASGCGCTS; encoded by the coding sequence ATGAGCGAGCAGTCCACCGACCTGCGTGAAACCGTCCGCCAGCGCTATGCCGCGGCGGCCGTGAAGGTGACCGAGGGCGGTGCCGCCTGTTGCGGGCCGCAGCCGGTCGAGGTCGACGAGAACTTCGGCTCGACCCTGTACGCCGCCGACGAGCGCGATGCCCTCCCCGCTGAGGCAGTGGCCGCGTCCCTCGGCTGCGGCAACCCGACCGCCGTCGCAGAACTGCGTGAGGGCGAACGCGTCCTCGACCTGGGTTCCGGCGGCGGCATCGACGTCCTGCTCTCGGCTCGACGCGTCGGCCCCACCGGCAAGGCGTACGGGGTGGACATGACCGACGAGATGCTGGCCCTGGCCCTTGCCAACGCCGAGAAGGCCGGCGCGACGAACGTCGAGTTCCTGAAGGGCACCATCGAGTCCATCCCGCTGCCCGCGAACACCATCGACGTGGTGATCTCGAACTGCGTGATCAACCTGTCCGTCGACAAGCCCGCCGTGTTCGCGGAGACCTTCCGTGTTCTGAAGCCAGGTGGGCGCATCGGCGTCTCGGACGTCGTTGCCGACGGCTCACTCAGCCCCGACCAGCGTGCCGAGCGCGGTGACTACGTCGGTTGCATCGCCGGCGCGCTGTCCTTCGCCGAATACCGCGCAGGGCTGGAAGCCGCCGGGTTCAAGAACATCGAGATCACCCCGACCCATACGGTCGCGGACGGAATGCACTCGGCGATCGTCCGGGCCACCAAGCCGGTCACGACCGACACGTCCTCCGAGGCTGGGGAGTCGCGCGACGCCTGCTGCGGCGTCAACGCCTGCTGCACTCCGGCCGAGGCAGCGGTCGATCCAGCCCAGACCATCACCGAGGCCAAGGCCGCATCGGGGTGTGGCTGCACCAGCTGA
- a CDS encoding NUDIX domain-containing protein encodes MAQPNTDDQPKALPPALESMTLLVAAVIVHDKATNQVVLLQRSQNAKFAQGMWDLPVGKSEPGESITETAVRELYEETGLTVKPEALKVAHIIHGAWGVEAPNGFLTVVFAAHEWTGEPENREPRKHAQVRWVDADAIPEEFVDTTASALHRYLSGGPQVSLDGWK; translated from the coding sequence GTGGCTCAGCCGAACACCGACGACCAGCCCAAAGCCCTCCCACCCGCCCTCGAATCCATGACACTGCTGGTCGCCGCCGTCATCGTCCACGACAAGGCCACCAACCAGGTCGTCCTCCTCCAGCGCAGCCAGAACGCCAAGTTCGCCCAGGGCATGTGGGACCTCCCCGTCGGCAAGAGTGAGCCCGGTGAGTCGATTACCGAGACCGCGGTGCGCGAGCTCTACGAGGAAACCGGCCTGACGGTGAAGCCGGAGGCCCTGAAGGTGGCCCACATCATCCACGGTGCCTGGGGCGTCGAAGCTCCCAACGGTTTCCTCACCGTCGTCTTCGCTGCCCACGAATGGACGGGCGAGCCCGAAAACCGCGAGCCGCGCAAGCATGCCCAGGTCCGCTGGGTCGACGCCGACGCAATCCCTGAGGAGTTCGTCGACACCACTGCCAGCGCCCTTCACCGCTACCTCAGTGGCGGTCCTCAGGTCTCACTTGACGGATGGAAGTAG
- a CDS encoding DNA polymerase III subunit delta' — MTVWDDLVGQEKVSAVLDAAARDADALVTAAAADQPLPEASKMTHAWLFTGPPGAGRNQTARAFAAALQCVSPDRALGGSPGCGFCDGCHTALLGTHADVTTVAAVGSEILVKDMRDTVRKSFTAPATGRWQIILVEDAERLNEKSANAVLKAVEEPAPRTVWLLCAPSIEDVLPTIRSRCRHLNLRTPSVDAVADMLVRRDGIEPEVAAAAARATQGHVDRARRLATDPSARERRAAVLKLPLRLDEVGACLRAAQELVDAAAEDAKQLAEEMDGKEAEELKAALGAAQGGRLPRGTAGVMKDLEDMQKRRRTRTQRDSLDIALGDLTAFYRDVLALQLGSRVAIANADAEDALERLARGSTAESTLRRIEAIAACRQALDRNVAPLLAVEAMTMALRAG, encoded by the coding sequence ATGACCGTATGGGACGACCTCGTCGGGCAGGAGAAGGTGAGCGCGGTGCTGGATGCCGCCGCGCGGGACGCCGACGCCCTGGTCACGGCCGCCGCGGCCGACCAGCCGCTGCCCGAGGCGTCGAAGATGACGCACGCCTGGCTGTTCACGGGCCCGCCCGGCGCGGGGCGTAACCAGACGGCCAGGGCGTTCGCCGCGGCCCTGCAGTGTGTGAGCCCGGACCGCGCCCTCGGCGGATCCCCCGGCTGCGGCTTCTGCGACGGCTGCCACACCGCGCTGCTCGGCACGCACGCGGACGTCACGACGGTGGCCGCGGTCGGCTCCGAGATCCTGGTGAAGGACATGCGCGACACGGTCCGCAAGTCGTTCACCGCCCCGGCGACCGGGCGCTGGCAGATCATCCTGGTCGAGGACGCCGAGCGGCTGAACGAGAAGTCGGCCAACGCCGTCCTGAAGGCCGTGGAGGAGCCCGCCCCGCGTACCGTCTGGCTCCTCTGCGCCCCCTCCATCGAGGACGTCCTGCCGACGATCCGCTCCCGCTGCCGTCACCTGAACCTGCGTACGCCGTCCGTCGACGCGGTCGCCGACATGCTCGTACGCCGGGACGGCATCGAGCCGGAGGTCGCGGCGGCCGCCGCCCGGGCGACACAGGGCCACGTCGACCGGGCCCGGCGCCTGGCCACCGACCCGTCGGCCCGCGAGCGCCGTGCCGCCGTGCTCAAGCTGCCTCTGCGCCTCGACGAGGTCGGTGCCTGCCTCAGGGCCGCCCAGGAGCTGGTCGACGCGGCCGCCGAGGACGCCAAGCAGCTCGCCGAGGAGATGGACGGCAAGGAGGCGGAGGAGCTGAAGGCCGCGCTGGGCGCGGCCCAGGGCGGCCGGCTGCCGCGCGGCACGGCGGGCGTGATGAAGGACCTCGAGGACATGCAGAAGCGCCGCAGAACCCGCACGCAGCGCGACAGCCTCGACATCGCCCTCGGCGACCTCACCGCCTTCTACCGCGACGTCCTCGCCCTCCAGCTCGGCTCGCGCGTGGCGATCGCCAACGCCGACGCCGAGGACGCCCTGGAGCGGCTGGCGCGGGGCAGCACGGCGGAGTCCACTCTCCGCCGCATCGAGGCCATCGCCGCCTGCCGGCAGGCCCTCGACCGCAACGTGGCCCCGCTGCTGGCGGTGGAGGCGATGACGATGGCACTGCGGGCGGGGTGA
- a CDS encoding alpha/beta hydrolase has product MHTRPTPGRSRGTRTRATARLAAALLGTAALLVSACSPGSSTTSAGDTAEAALAALPRATPSALSAYYTQQLHWSSCGATGFQCATMKAPLDYDNPGAGDVRLAVARKRATGKGKPIGSLLVNPGGPGGSAIDYLQSYAGIGYPADVRAHYDMVGMDPRGVARSEPVQCLDGRQMDAYAQTDMTPDDQQEQGALVAADKKFDESCGAHSARLLRHVSTVEAARDMDILRAVLGDPKLNYVGASYGTFLGATYAGLFPDRVGRMVLDGAMDPSIDARTLNLDQTAGFETAFQAFSKDCVRHSDCPLGGKGTTPAQVGDHLKAFFRQLDAHPIPAGDANGRKLGEALATTGVIAAMYDQGEWEQLREALTSAMKQNDGASLLALSDSYYERDAGGHYSDLMMANAAVNCLDLPPAFTGPDQVRQALPTFEKASPVFGAPLAWAALSCAYWPVKATGKPHRIEAKGAAPIVVVGTTRDPATPYRWAQSLSRQLSSGRLLTYVGDGHTAYGRGSTCIDTAINTYLLHGTPPTAGKRCS; this is encoded by the coding sequence ATGCACACCAGGCCCACCCCCGGCCGGAGCCGGGGCACCCGCACCCGGGCGACGGCCCGACTTGCCGCTGCCCTCCTCGGGACCGCCGCCCTGCTCGTGTCCGCCTGTTCCCCCGGCAGTTCGACCACTTCGGCCGGTGACACGGCGGAGGCGGCGCTGGCCGCGCTGCCACGGGCGACGCCGTCGGCGCTGTCGGCCTACTACACCCAGCAGTTGCACTGGAGCAGCTGCGGTGCCACCGGCTTCCAGTGCGCGACGATGAAGGCCCCCCTGGACTACGACAATCCCGGCGCCGGTGACGTCCGGCTCGCCGTCGCCCGCAAGAGGGCCACCGGCAAGGGCAAGCCGATCGGTTCGCTGCTGGTCAACCCGGGCGGTCCGGGCGGCTCGGCGATCGACTACCTCCAGAGCTACGCGGGCATCGGCTACCCGGCGGACGTCCGTGCCCACTACGACATGGTCGGGATGGACCCGCGGGGTGTCGCCCGCAGCGAGCCGGTGCAGTGCCTCGACGGCCGCCAGATGGACGCGTACGCGCAGACGGACATGACGCCCGACGACCAGCAGGAGCAGGGCGCGCTGGTCGCGGCGGACAAGAAGTTCGACGAGAGCTGCGGGGCGCACTCCGCGCGCCTGCTGCGGCACGTCTCCACCGTCGAGGCGGCGCGGGACATGGACATCCTGCGGGCGGTGCTGGGTGATCCGAAACTGAACTACGTGGGGGCGTCGTACGGCACGTTCCTCGGCGCGACGTACGCGGGCCTGTTCCCCGACCGGGTCGGCCGGATGGTCCTGGACGGCGCGATGGACCCCTCCATCGACGCCCGCACGCTGAACCTGGACCAGACGGCGGGCTTCGAGACGGCGTTCCAGGCGTTCTCGAAGGACTGCGTACGGCACTCCGACTGTCCGCTCGGCGGCAAGGGCACCACGCCCGCGCAGGTCGGCGACCACCTCAAGGCGTTCTTCCGGCAACTGGACGCACACCCGATCCCGGCGGGCGACGCGAACGGCCGCAAGCTCGGTGAGGCGCTGGCCACGACCGGCGTGATCGCGGCGATGTACGACCAGGGGGAGTGGGAGCAGTTGCGCGAGGCACTGACCTCGGCGATGAAGCAGAACGACGGCGCGAGCCTGCTCGCACTCTCCGACAGTTACTACGAACGGGACGCGGGCGGCCACTACAGCGACCTGATGATGGCCAACGCCGCCGTGAACTGCCTGGACCTGCCACCCGCCTTCACCGGCCCCGACCAGGTACGACAGGCCCTGCCCACGTTCGAGAAGGCGTCCCCGGTCTTCGGCGCCCCCCTGGCCTGGGCCGCGCTGAGCTGCGCGTACTGGCCGGTGAAGGCCACGGGCAAGCCGCACCGCATCGAGGCGAAGGGCGCGGCACCGATCGTGGTGGTAGGCACCACCCGCGACCCGGCGACCCCCTACCGCTGGGCCCAGTCCCTGTCCCGCCAGCTGTCCTCCGGCCGCCTGCTGACCTACGTGGGCGACGGCCACACCGCCTACGGCCGAGGCAGCACCTGCATCGACACCGCGATCAACACCTACCTGCTCCACGGCACCCCGCCGACCGCCGGAAAGCGCTGCTCATAG
- a CDS encoding tyrosine-type recombinase/integrase, whose translation MKGSTYRRCSCRAPKTGKELGSSCPKRNSRNHCTYSIRQELPPREDGSRRSFARGGYASLKAAQADLDHVRALLGLAESDDPEGTQLIAEMLSEVSRDKLTLPDVEETRRRLNAGQDLVGSLTVGEWLDRWLAGKRIRKSGISRYETDIRVHLKPHLGHRRLDRLRVSHLSEMFTAITDANAEILEQNAQRRAAVEELAAVPWKGVENRARRKAMKAAIDAMPPFRRITGPSTRQHIKATLRAALNDAIGQRVITFNPAAHVEIDPVRKPKALVWTDERVARWEQTDEKPSPVMVWTPEQTGAFLDFVADDRLYAMWHLIAFRGLRRGEACGQPWSETNLDRHSLTITGQLVQDGWEVEASEPKTDSGFHVVALDDDTVGVLERHRKQQEADRAEWGPAWVETGLVFTQEDGSWLHPGKVTDLFERLVAASGLPPIRLHDLRHGAATLMLAAGIEVKIVSDTLGHSDTRITRDIYQSVLPHVGKSAAEATAKLVPLQRKAEAEEAARKAEKARKKAKRAKKARRKKPKE comes from the coding sequence TTGAAGGGCTCCACCTACCGCCGCTGCTCCTGCCGCGCCCCGAAGACCGGCAAGGAACTCGGCTCTTCCTGCCCGAAGCGCAACAGCAGGAACCACTGCACCTACTCCATACGCCAGGAACTGCCGCCCCGCGAGGACGGCAGCCGACGCTCCTTCGCCCGCGGCGGGTACGCCAGCCTCAAGGCGGCCCAGGCCGACCTCGACCACGTTCGCGCCCTCCTCGGGCTCGCCGAGTCGGACGACCCCGAAGGCACCCAGCTGATCGCCGAGATGCTGTCCGAGGTCAGCCGCGACAAGCTGACCCTCCCCGACGTGGAGGAGACGAGGCGGCGCCTCAACGCCGGCCAGGACCTCGTCGGCAGCCTCACCGTAGGCGAGTGGCTGGACCGTTGGCTCGCGGGCAAGCGCATCCGGAAGTCGGGCATCAGCCGCTACGAGACCGACATCCGCGTGCACCTCAAGCCCCACCTGGGGCACCGGCGGCTCGACCGGTTGCGCGTGAGCCATCTCAGCGAGATGTTCACCGCCATCACCGACGCCAACGCCGAGATCCTGGAGCAGAACGCCCAGCGGCGTGCGGCGGTGGAAGAGTTGGCAGCCGTACCCTGGAAGGGCGTGGAGAACCGGGCTCGCCGCAAGGCCATGAAAGCGGCCATCGACGCCATGCCGCCCTTCCGCCGCATCACGGGACCGTCCACGCGCCAGCACATCAAGGCCACGCTCCGCGCTGCCCTGAACGACGCGATCGGCCAGCGGGTCATCACGTTCAACCCGGCGGCCCACGTCGAGATCGACCCCGTCCGTAAACCGAAGGCCCTGGTGTGGACGGACGAGCGAGTCGCCCGGTGGGAGCAGACCGACGAGAAGCCCTCCCCCGTCATGGTCTGGACGCCGGAGCAGACCGGCGCCTTCCTCGACTTCGTGGCCGATGACCGGCTGTACGCCATGTGGCACCTGATCGCCTTCCGCGGCCTGCGTCGCGGTGAGGCATGCGGGCAGCCCTGGTCGGAGACCAACCTCGACCGGCACTCCCTCACCATCACCGGCCAGCTCGTCCAGGACGGGTGGGAGGTCGAGGCGTCCGAGCCGAAGACGGACAGCGGCTTTCACGTCGTAGCCCTGGACGACGACACCGTCGGCGTGCTGGAGCGGCACCGCAAGCAGCAGGAGGCGGACCGCGCGGAATGGGGACCGGCCTGGGTCGAGACCGGCCTCGTCTTCACGCAGGAAGACGGCTCCTGGCTGCACCCGGGGAAGGTCACCGATCTCTTCGAGCGGCTCGTCGCGGCCTCCGGCCTCCCGCCAATCCGGCTGCACGACCTCCGCCACGGCGCGGCCACGCTCATGCTCGCCGCCGGCATCGAGGTGAAGATCGTGTCGGACACGCTCGGGCACAGCGACACCCGGATCACTCGGGACATCTACCAGAGCGTCCTCCCCCACGTCGGCAAGAGCGCCGCCGAGGCCACCGCCAAGCTGGTCCCGCTCCAGCGGAAGGCGGAGGCGGAGGAAGCCGCGCGCAAGGCGGAGAAGGCCCGGAAGAAGGCCAAGCGCGCTAAGAAGGCCCGGCGGAAGAAGCCCAAAGAGTAG
- the tmk gene encoding dTMP kinase: protein MTRAEQPTAPTTAPDDALVADSRERAVRSLLRRPELRRLWSAHLVSGVGDALALLVLVVLVLQAAIAQGAFGGGYRGVAFAVATVFAARVFATLLFGAVLLGPLTALTGQEGPLDRRWAMVGADTVRALLLIVAPLWIDWTPDNALAVLLVTAFVTGVAERLWTVCRESAAPALLPGPPPEGATVRPLPDHMDALRRLSLRTGFLAVPLAAAALLAAGLLNNLLGTGVAWFDQHHAALGSYVAAGLFAASLSVVAFLELPDVRTPRARSPLEGLRRPRTGTGVDKGRTGAIPLLVTACAAVAGAIAAAVSVCVLHATDLGGGPVLYGLLVLGLTGGVAVGIRTAPVLLPSLSRRRLLALAIAFTGIALLAAGLVPDVTTVLLIVTIAGVTAGVAANTGHALLDQETEDFRRARVTEHLHAVVRVCIALGVLIAPVVAGLIGRHRLENGRFVFAHGGASFTLMLVGALLLPVAALVLAKVDDRSGIPLRQDLKDALLGGDDPVEAPAGNGFFIALEGGDGAGKSTQAEALAEWIRAKGHEVVLTREPGATPVGKRLRSILLDVSSAGLSHRAEALLYAADRAEHVDTVVRPALERGAVVISDRYIDSSVAYQGAGRDLSPTEIARINRWATNGLVPHLTVLLDVSPETARERFTEAPDRLESEPAEFHARVRAGFLTLAASDPGRYLVVDAGQEPEAVTTVIRHRLDTVLPLSEAEIKAQEEARKKAEEEARRKAEEEAARKAEEERLERERQEQLAKLRAEEEERKRRELEEAQRREAERQAEEARQRAEEAARRAEEERQRLLAEEKARAEEETRRRIEEERRRKQAEEEARLRAEEEARRLEKQRKAEEALLRAEEARRQAAEAAAAADTAARRSSTPLPPAPGVVPDDVTVPTPVVSQDARGTEETVPTPVVPVGKAERGADETAVLRPVREDRAGADEAAVAADEQAGPSARDASAREARSARAPESGSDAEVTAELPQPPTAAPGAADETAVLPPVTPGAADETAVLPPVTPGAADETAVLPSVPGDEPSARSDVPPVRGDAPADRVPTGFFRDERPAANPDGSEDRTREMPQLDADGTPRRRPRPDWAEETPLDDLPTLADELLGSYDEREHGDRDEEQGRRGRGRRG, encoded by the coding sequence ATGACGCGAGCCGAGCAGCCAACGGCCCCCACCACAGCCCCGGACGACGCCCTGGTCGCGGACTCCCGCGAGCGCGCCGTCCGCTCCCTGCTGCGCCGACCGGAGCTGCGGCGCCTGTGGAGCGCTCATCTGGTGAGCGGTGTCGGCGACGCCCTCGCCCTCCTCGTCCTGGTCGTCCTCGTCCTGCAGGCGGCGATCGCCCAGGGCGCGTTCGGCGGTGGTTACCGAGGCGTGGCGTTCGCAGTGGCGACCGTCTTCGCCGCGCGCGTCTTCGCCACCCTGCTCTTCGGCGCCGTCCTGCTCGGCCCGCTGACCGCGCTGACCGGCCAGGAGGGCCCGCTCGACCGGCGCTGGGCCATGGTCGGCGCCGACACCGTGCGCGCCCTGCTGCTGATCGTCGCGCCCCTGTGGATCGACTGGACGCCGGACAACGCACTGGCCGTCCTGCTCGTCACCGCCTTCGTCACCGGCGTCGCCGAGCGGCTGTGGACGGTGTGCCGGGAGAGCGCGGCGCCCGCCCTGCTGCCCGGCCCGCCCCCGGAGGGCGCCACCGTACGGCCGCTGCCGGACCACATGGACGCCCTGCGCCGCCTGTCGCTGCGCACCGGCTTCCTGGCCGTGCCGCTGGCCGCCGCCGCACTGCTCGCCGCCGGGCTGCTCAACAACCTGCTGGGCACGGGCGTGGCCTGGTTCGACCAGCATCACGCGGCCCTCGGGTCGTACGTGGCGGCGGGCCTGTTCGCCGCATCCCTGTCCGTGGTGGCCTTCCTCGAGCTGCCCGATGTGCGCACCCCCCGCGCGCGGTCGCCGCTCGAGGGCCTGCGCCGCCCGCGCACCGGCACCGGCGTCGACAAGGGCCGTACGGGCGCGATCCCGCTGCTCGTCACGGCCTGCGCCGCCGTCGCGGGCGCCATCGCCGCGGCCGTCTCGGTGTGCGTGCTGCACGCCACCGACCTGGGCGGCGGCCCGGTCCTGTACGGCCTGCTGGTCCTCGGCCTGACCGGAGGCGTCGCCGTCGGCATCCGTACGGCCCCCGTGCTGCTGCCCTCGCTCTCGCGCCGCAGGCTCCTCGCCCTCGCGATCGCCTTCACCGGGATCGCCCTGCTGGCCGCCGGCCTGGTCCCGGACGTCACCACGGTGCTGCTGATCGTCACGATCGCCGGCGTCACCGCGGGCGTGGCCGCGAACACCGGGCACGCCCTGCTCGACCAGGAGACCGAGGACTTCCGCCGGGCGCGCGTCACCGAGCACCTGCACGCGGTGGTCCGGGTCTGCATAGCGCTCGGCGTCCTGATCGCGCCCGTGGTGGCCGGGCTGATCGGCCGGCACCGCCTGGAGAACGGCCGGTTCGTCTTCGCGCACGGCGGCGCCTCGTTCACGCTGATGCTCGTCGGCGCGCTGCTGCTGCCGGTGGCCGCGCTGGTGCTCGCCAAGGTCGACGACCGCTCCGGCATCCCGCTGCGCCAGGACCTCAAGGACGCCCTGCTCGGCGGCGACGACCCGGTCGAGGCACCGGCCGGGAACGGCTTCTTCATCGCCCTGGAGGGCGGCGACGGCGCCGGCAAGTCCACCCAGGCCGAGGCCCTCGCCGAGTGGATCCGGGCCAAGGGCCACGAGGTCGTGCTCACGCGCGAGCCGGGGGCCACGCCCGTCGGCAAGCGGCTGCGCTCGATCCTGCTGGACGTGTCCTCGGCGGGCCTGTCGCACCGCGCGGAGGCGCTGCTGTACGCCGCCGACCGCGCGGAGCACGTCGACACCGTCGTACGCCCCGCCCTGGAGCGCGGCGCGGTCGTCATCTCCGACCGCTACATCGACTCGTCCGTCGCCTACCAGGGTGCCGGCCGTGACCTGTCCCCGACCGAGATCGCCCGCATCAACCGCTGGGCGACCAACGGGCTCGTCCCGCACCTCACCGTCCTGCTGGACGTCTCCCCGGAGACGGCCCGCGAGCGGTTCACCGAAGCGCCGGACCGGCTGGAGTCGGAGCCGGCGGAGTTCCACGCGCGCGTGCGGGCCGGTTTCCTCACGCTGGCCGCCTCCGACCCGGGCCGCTACCTGGTGGTGGACGCGGGTCAGGAGCCCGAGGCCGTCACCACGGTGATCCGGCACCGGCTCGACACCGTGCTGCCGCTGTCCGAGGCCGAGATCAAGGCCCAGGAGGAGGCCCGGAAGAAGGCCGAGGAGGAGGCCCGCCGCAAGGCCGAGGAAGAGGCCGCCCGCAAGGCCGAGGAGGAGCGCCTGGAGCGCGAGCGCCAGGAGCAGCTCGCCAAGCTGCGCGCCGAGGAGGAGGAGCGCAAGCGCCGCGAGCTGGAGGAGGCGCAGCGCCGCGAGGCCGAGCGGCAGGCGGAGGAGGCCCGGCAGCGGGCCGAGGAGGCCGCCCGGCGCGCGGAGGAGGAGCGGCAGCGGCTGCTCGCCGAGGAGAAGGCCCGCGCCGAGGAGGAGACCCGCCGCCGGATCGAGGAGGAGCGCCGCCGCAAGCAGGCCGAGGAGGAAGCCCGGCTGCGTGCCGAGGAGGAGGCGCGGCGCCTCGAGAAGCAGCGCAAGGCCGAGGAAGCGCTGCTGCGCGCCGAGGAGGCCCGCAGGCAGGCGGCCGAGGCCGCGGCGGCGGCCGACACGGCGGCCCGCAGGTCCAGCACGCCCCTGCCGCCCGCGCCGGGCGTCGTGCCCGACGACGTGACGGTTCCCACGCCGGTCGTGTCGCAGGACGCGCGCGGCACCGAGGAGACGGTCCCGACGCCGGTGGTGCCGGTCGGGAAGGCCGAGCGGGGCGCCGACGAGACCGCCGTGCTGCGTCCGGTGCGGGAGGACCGTGCCGGGGCCGACGAGGCGGCTGTAGCGGCCGATGAGCAGGCGGGGCCGTCCGCTCGGGATGCCTCCGCCCGGGAGGCCCGCTCCGCGCGCGCGCCGGAGTCCGGCTCCGACGCCGAGGTGACGGCCGAGCTGCCGCAGCCCCCGACGGCGGCTCCGGGTGCGGCGGACGAGACGGCGGTGCTGCCGCCGGTGACTCCGGGTGCGGCGGACGAGACGGCGGTGCTGCCGCCGGTGACTCCGGGCGCGGCCGACGAGACGGCCGTGCTGCCGTCCGTACCGGGCGATGAGCCGTCCGCGCGAAGTGACGTGCCGCCCGTGCGGGGTGACGCTCCGGCGGACCGGGTGCCGACCGGTTTCTTCCGGGACGAGCGGCCCGCCGCGAACCCCGACGGCTCCGAGGACCGCACCCGCGAGATGCCCCAGCTCGACGCCGACGGTACGCCTCGGCGCCGGCCGCGTCCCGACTGGGCCGAGGAGACCCCGCTGGACGACCTGCCGACCCTGGCGGACGAGCTGCTGGGGTCGTACGACGAGCGGGAGCACGGCGACCGCGACGAGGAGCAGGGCCGCAGGGGCCGGGGCCGGCGAGGCTGA